One Tribolium castaneum strain GA2 chromosome 6, icTriCast1.1, whole genome shotgun sequence genomic window, CCAAATTAATTTTCGAGATACTATTTTCCCTGTTTTAGAATTGCACATTCtccatcaaatatttttttctttttgaaatcGTATACAGGCATTTGATAGATAAAGCAAAACCCAAATCTTAAATaagttagttttttaatttttatttcactaaggCCCGATTTCTGGTACGAATAaacttcatttaaattttatctctcaGTTAGTTGCTAAGGTAGTGCGCATCTGATTGGCGTTACTATGTTTTAATTGAAGTTTAAATTTACCTTTCCGTTAAATGTTTCCAGAAACTAGGCCTAAATGGAAGAGAATTTAAGTTGTGCGTCAATCTGTATTAAAATTCCTTAAACCCATGTTTAACAGATTTCACacttattgtttaaataagaCAATCATTagccaaataaaaatatgtataatcaaagttttttttcaaatacgaGGCTTTAAGACACAGCAAGAATGAAGCACTAAGAAACTAAGAGAATGAAAAGTTGagatactaaaaaaattctgaaataaaagtagaagaaacaataaataaaaaaactgacatTTGCAagagtaaaaagctaaaaaattaggaattgtaaaactgaaacttttagaaactgatagatttaaaaaatttaaatacttactttcaatttttttttgaaaaaatcgaaaacccatttgtCTCAAGGTTTTGCCTCACGAAAaatgtgtttgattttaagacaaaTGTATATcataaattggaaaaaaaaagataatgaagaaacaaaacaataattgtttacaatttcgtcatttttatcattcttcccGGTGATACAATGCATAAACAcggttttaaaagaaataaaaaacttactGCATCCCTCAAAATTTCCTCTCTGGACATGATATGAGGCCGGTTCCCTCTTTCCCCATCTAACGTAATGGAGTAAACATCAGGCGGTTCTACAGCATTCAAATGACCAGCATAGAACAGCCCACCCATCGCAGTCAGAACTCTCAATTTATCAATTTCCAAATGTTCTGCAGTTAAAATACACCGATTATCAACCGGTTTTGCTTCCTCCACGACTTTAACCTCTTCAACTTCTTGAACAATATTCTCTtctatttcttctttttctttaacACATTCATCCACCAacgatttttcttcttcttcttcttcttctccCTCCTCTTCCTCATCCTCTTCTTCTTCTGGTTCTGTCTCCCACTCTTCGTCATTGTAGGTCCTAATTGTAGGCTCGGCTTTAAGTTTCGGGCGGATTTTACACGCAATaacaatgttattgtttttgttcttCTTATGTGTGATTGTGGTCTCGTCCAAATATCGTAGCGGACTATTCGCGTACAGTTTCCTTTGCAATTGTAATTTTTCCTTAGCTGCGAGGAAATAGCCCACGAAATTATTCTTCGGTTTTTTAGCCACAATTGTCTGACAACCCAAAGAGGATAAGAGTTTTTTAGGTCGTCCGACTTTGCGTTTTTTCGACGAGGAATTTCTCTCCAATTCTTCTTGTTGTCTCAACAGATCGTTTTTATAATCGTTGATTATCCGGTCGCTTTGTTTTATTGCTTCAAGTTTAGGCGATTTATCAAAGGCGCAAAGTGTTGGAGGTTTGATTATTAGTTCCTGGTTTTTGTCAACGGTCCCAAAATCAATTTTGTCCAATTGCGGTGGTGGCGTAATGCTGCGATCTGATTGCGTCGACTTTTTGCGAGAGCGTTTCTTGCATTCGTGTTTTTTCGGTTTCAATCGGCTCAATTCTTTCTGTTTCTCGCGGTATTGTCGTTGCAAATCTGCGAGTTTCATTCTCATGTCAAGTTCCATTTCGTTCATTTGCGGCCAATCGCCGTCACAACACGACGTTTGGCTTTTACTCGCAATGAATTTCTTCACTTCTTCTTCTGATTCGGGTGTTTTATACGATCTGTAGCTTTCTAAGTCATGTTTTTTACTCTTCTTTCGTTTCGATTCGTGTTCATGTTTGAGCTTTCGTTTTTCTGCTTTGTGTTCTTTCTCAATTCGGTGTTTCTCGTCATTTTCTTCCATGATTCTTTGTTCTGCGAGGGCGCACAATAACTTCAAGCCGCCTAAAGTATCAGATCGTTCTGATTCATCATTGTCTTTTAAAGGTTCTTTTGCGTCTTTTTGCTCGATCTGTTCAAGTTTGACACTGTTTCGGCCATTTTCGAACTCCACTATGCTGTTTGATAGCAGTTCTAAACCACTAATATCAGGTTTAGACTTTTCGTCTTTTTGAATGGAaattttttgcacttgttcaggTTCTTGTATTTGTTCAGGTACTGGGATAATGGAAGCACTTTCTTGTGGTTCTTTCTGTTCGGTTATTTCGTGGTGTTCGGTTACTGTATCATCTTCACTACAAATTGGGGTATCTGTTTGATTGCTTGCGTCTTGCACTGCAAGAGGTTCTTCTTCAGGGCTTGAAACCGCTTCAGGAGGTGGTGTCAGACAAGTGACTGGTGAGGTCGCCTGCGACCTACATAAGGTCTCCGAAGCCGTCGGTTgtgacaaaattaaattcggatGTTGGTAGATGACATGAGTTGTAACCAACGGAGCCAAATTTTGCTCGGTAAAAACAGTCCCCGTGCTATTACCAATCGTACTAACTGCTTGTAGTGTTTTTGTTTGGTCCAAAGTAGCATCTGTTTCGATTTTAATCAAAGTAGTTGCTGGAATGGGTAACGGAATTTTGCGCTTGTTGTCTGTAGTCACAGCCACCAAACGCGTGCTGTGAGTTTGCGTGTGTTGGTGTAGTGTTGTACTGCTTGAAAGATAATCAGACGAAGCAGAGCTTAGAAGTTGTAGGGGAGGAGGTGGTAGTGGAGGTAAGAGAACCGAAGGTGGTTGGTGGTAGCTAGGCCAGACCACGGCTTGTTGCAGAGgttctgaaaataaaacacaacacTGCTTATAACCTCTGACAAAAATTAGATGATTGTGGTGTGAAGTGTgtgcaataaaaacaaaagggGTGAAACTAAAACCCGACTAACCTATTCCGGTTGTGGGCAAAAGAAGGAGACCTCCGGTTGATGGGTCACGGACTAGCTGGAATCCGACGGGAGGCATTGGTACCGGGAGAGGAACCATCGGCTCCATAGGAACAGGCGCTACAACACACAacataaaaatgtgttaaaataaaaaaaatataaaaaaaacgaatcgACAGGATGGGCTCGAATTGAGGGGGAGGGAAAACGACACGTAGTGGACTATGAACAATTTTCCagacaaaatgaaaataaattcaagatgagacaaaatatttattctgaTTTTTCAACATAGCCTCTCTGTTAATCCAAATGATGTCTAGACATTTTtgatacgttttttttttcaagaaaaataacTGAACATATCAAAAGTTACGAATAGATCTCTATTCGTTTCTCCAGAGAGTTTGAACGTAgggattaaataaaaatcgaaaGTTGCCAAATCCACAGCATGAGgtggaattttatttttaccaagTGTTACCAACACAATTTATAAACTGATTGATAACTTAGTTTAAAaaggattaaaaaaatgaaaacttaattttaatattttattacgttATTACAAAATCATAACAAACACCGGATACACTCAAGTAATTTGCCTACTTGATAGAAGGACTTTTTTATCGCATTGTacatttaaatgttaaaaaacttCTTAGAAATCGGTACAGGCTATTCCAAATttccaatatttattttttcctgttttcaACAATGTAAATAACCCATACATGCTTATATACGTTAATAAGTAAATGGTGATGGTCAATATCATTCGTCCATTAATTTCCTTTACGAGTATCTACTGAATACATGGTCGGTTTGTAACCTCTACTCCTCTAGCAACAACAGTCAATTTCATAATTGTTTGTCTCTTTGACTTGATAAGTTTTCTTGACCCTAAATTTGTCGTTGGGATTTAGTTTAAcaccgattttttattttattttattctctttttAAACCTTTTTGCTgttcttttcactaaaaagaTAATGCAGAATATTATTTTGTCGAAAATAGTCTACAAAAATGTCGGCAACTGACAATTTCTATTGTTTTAGGTAGTATACCTACATTTTTCTCTTTCTggtagtataaaaaaattcaaaaatacaaagcaaagaaaaaacaaaaaaagaagaaaataaaattaaaaagttgttgaaaattttattttttcgttcttgccttattttataagaggtgagggttttgctttttttgtgtTAGCTGGCATACGAgtattaaatgttttcatgcaaattttacaaagtaaattataaaaatcacTTGCTGttcataaaataattcaagaacaaaaagataagGCCCATTAGGTATGTTTAACTgtcaacatttttatttttgtttaattattttttttatttttaattgttttttcttataggtattagttgtttcaaaactacaaaaacgccaacgtcgcattttctttcaaaattaactgTTATAAATTCAtgcaattcaaaaaaataaaagctaatgtaatttatactttcaataaaagatctaatcattaataaattttttaaactttatcaatcttattaaaagaatattcggtaaaatgcgatgttttagagttttgaaacagctaatacctactatctaaaacagtgaacaaaaatatcggttgtcattaaaaaaaattaagaatgacgtcacaactcaaaaacgcTTGACATAATAAATGTCACTATGATGTAAAATGttgcattttaaaataatgtattttgcgACAAAAGAGTTTTTAGGAGAGgttaatcatttaaattgaagtaatcattgtattctaaaatttacatacgtACATTGCCTTGTACCTATAAAcgataacataaaatgttgACGTACAACTGTTggatattttttgaagagaaCTTTTCTAGTTACTGGCaatttagaaaatgaaaatcggtaagtaaattgattaatATTACATATTTATCGTTATAACTTTTACTATCCGGTCCATTATCGCAAACATCAAATCGTGTTCTTGTTTCTTAtattgttaaacaaaaccaataatttttaatttcgactgtttcaaattttaatattgtttaagactttaatagttattaataaattaataatacctatGAGtacgaaaacacaagcttaaagttagAGCGCTGTTGTTAAGCAACGAACGTACATGAAagttgcatacctagacacTCAAGAACTTTAAGCGATTAGTGTTAttactaaagtgttattaaaaaatttttttgttagaacattttaatttaaaagacgTTGCTATagaaagcgtgttttaaaatagtgaaatcACGATGCTATcgaaaacgtgttttaaaaagcTTTAGCTTAAtcgatattttgtaaatgagCAATACTCGGTGTCGGCTTAAACTTAGCTTAAGTTAAACTCGGTTATGTTCGAATTGAATAACCGGCCCTTATTGTCATTTGAGGAGGGGTATTTGCGGTAAAAATTATACCACATCATTTTGatgtgaaaattaaaaaaatatacctaTTTGGCGTTTCCATTAGATATTAGACGtgatgtaaatattttttctaaaaatgaaaaaagaaacaaaataaaaagttggtcttgttgaaaaaaatacttctGTAAAAACCAGTGTACCTGTCTATACGTACCTAACAATTCTGCCAAAAAGGTCATACCATACCCACCACACTACAAATTCATTCATccgatatatatatatatatctcttgcataataaataacacaaccaaaaaaaaataccaaaagcATTCCATGCAATTCACCTTACCAtgtatgaaaattgtaaaGACCATCATTTCAGCCATGTCATCACTCGACCTCCCACAAACCAAACGGTTTAATTAATTCTCTAACAAAAAAGCCtactcaaaaattcacttaCTACCACAGTTCacatgaaaataactattactaataaaaacaaataacaacgataataaataataattctaaaacCGGTCTAAAAACATTCGGAAAAAACTCAATGTTGAACAACAGTAGGTACTCACCAGGATACTGCCACAATGTAGGCGTGCCCAACGCAGACCCGTGGCTCCCACCCATCGACCAACCAGCCAATGCCGTGCTGCGGTCGTCCGTGCATTGAAGCAAAGTCCCGCCGCCGGATACGCCTCCTGTCGCGCTTGCAGCCATACCTGCGGAACCGCCTTCTCCTGAAAGAAAGTTGACGTGCGATTAGAAAAGTAGTAGGTAATTAAAAacgcaaacaaataaaaaaaataaatacaaataatgtagcttaaaataaaacttacctACTAacttttagtttaataatcaatgttaaaagttaaaaggtttaattaaatagaattcTATAGACTACAAAATACCGGAAACAAATGTGATATACAAGGTTATGAGTACCTATTTATGTAGCAATATTTTATGCCTcataaatttataaactaatttataaccctaagttatttttttaatgaaacatcctaactattttgaaaaagtaataGCACTTTGTATTGACTATTAGAGGTCTATCTCTTtccgtttcggaattattcaatttttcgttataaaaaaacaacttttcaaaaatcactgcgaagtcgcTTATGAagttatgaatattttccaacAGAAGAACTTAGAGAATATcttatagttttaataaatagctGACTTTTAGTAAAAGCACGCAGATAAAGTACCTACAGTTcaacgcaaaaaattgaataggtaattcacttttttcaaatggaacaccatgtatttgttttgatttgtacCCAAAAATTTTCCGGTGGCATTTTTGACATGCTTTCTAAAATGTATGgggtttgtatagcaaatggatgtttctaatgttttttttaaatttttttgaattaaagttttttattctatcagaattgtgaaaatttagCGGTGAAAACGATTTTTAAATgttctaaaaaattgtaaagtacAAGACGGGAAAGTGGCGAATTCAAAGGGATGTGTTATGACGACTTAAGACATGGATGAGTTTGCGCGGTACAAAGCCTTGTTGCCAAATTTCTcaattgaattatttcttaaagGCTTGAAACATTAAAGAAAACCgaagaaagtaaaattaaCTTAACATATACGCTCTTATATTTTACACCTAATACTATGCAGTGAACATagtagttaatttttaatttcaatttcttcGGCAAATATTCGTTCATAACAAGTTGAAATTTGACAACGTGGCATGTAACTTTATATTGGTTAATCTCTTTGCCGCCGAAATAGTCAAGTTTAAAATGGCTAGGTTAAAGATTTgcattttcataattttttgtagttactATTCATAACTgtttctcatttatttttttaaattcataggTTATGGGGTACGTACTTTGAATAtctattaacaaatttttattctacTATTCATTGGAAACCCCCattgaaagtattttttgcgattttacAAAAGATGTATTTCatcacaagaaaatttgttatcctagaattttttacacgtgaaatggtaatttatttcttgatATGTACttactcaaaaataaacaacaaataaaatttttttcttaatattctTAATATATGTGTAAAGAAATATatagtgttccatttgaaaaaaattagttattcaaCTGTTTGCGATTtgacacaccctgtacattatctgcatCTTTCaactaaaagtcgactatttgctaaaactacaaagtaCCTACCGGGCGACTATTAATGACTGTGACTTTTGTAATCAGGTtggtaataaatttgaaaacttattTGGCAACCTTGACtatcaaatttatttgtcaAAATGTCTCAATGTACTCAATTGTCATTCACTTCCGATCTACGATCGCTGACTTGGCCGTCAGATGAAACAGCTCCACATAACAACCTAGCAGGGAGGCCAATAACTCAATGTTGGCAATAGATTTTTTTGCCTTAATCATTATATTATAAGATTTTATTATAAGATTTTATGTTGCAAACttgtcggaaaatattcataagcaACTGCGCagtgatttttgaaaagttagtctttttataacgaaaagtttaaataattccgaaacaaaagaaaatagaCTTCTAATAgtttatacagagtgtatcTATcatacgtgtcttaattttaacaggcaACAGAacttaacaaataaaacatctattgtatttgtaatttaaaaaaatctcagaTTTACTTAATATGTGGAAAAGGATAACATACTAaaacgtgtacccgcctatggttacacaaataaaagagccgaactattttcgttgagATAGAAAAggacaatttaaacactttaaaacaacatttgaaatttgttACTATGAAtccaaactaattattaaacactgaccggctcgtttgcacaaaagaaaggagtaaagcagtgaaaattataaataagaattttgcaaaactttatatataaaagttgtttaatttgttgagtttgattacgtggtaaaattaacacacgtatttctgatacagcTTGTATATAGAATgatccattaaaaaataataattacatagCAAAAGTGTTATATACACattacgcacccctgggtcagctagcatattttaatttttccatacCAGTTGGTTCAAACTGAATTAGAAATCGTTTCGTGTTGGTTTCACAATAGCACGTATTATACGAACAGTCCTTTTCAGTGCTAAGACTATTTGAGGATAACGACTGTTTAGTCTGTCAGAGTTATAAATGATTCTTATAGCGGGCAGTATTAGTATTACCTacacacaaaaactaagatcACAGTGAAATTTTAACCATCGAGAGTgggtatttaaaataagagcAAACACCTACAATATCATATTTCCTCGCTGTCAGCATCATTCCATAAACAATGTGTCAACACAGTCTTTGCGGAATTTGATCATaataattcataactaaaGAAAGCATATTAAAAACGGTTCAATTATATACGACATTTAGATTTTACCTATtacaaagaaaaatgtaaaggAGCCGAACCATGGAGTAAATCGaagatgtttaaaaaatcatcttTTACGAGAAAACGATTATAAAGGTATTCGTATAAGAAGAACCTGGTGTTGTTAGTTGGTGTTAGTTGAAAAAATaggcaatttttctttaaaaaagtgagTAGCATCCAAAAGGTAGGTTCATACGTCGTCGAAttcttacaaaattttaaggcCGTGGTTAGCCGTCCGCCCATTTAAACAATCAACAAAATATCTGTCCCTTCATATAGTCCATATACTTACTAATTAAATCAAGATTATACTGATACTTTTCTACTTAACATAACATATACCAGTAATTTTTGCTGTAAGTATGATGATTTTTTGAGTGAAagttaaattgtaaaaaataattgatagtATATCAATCTCTCCCTTgctttcttcaatttttgaattaatgttCTGGGAAATTTTTAGTCTTGCATAAAGgtggtaaattttttataaaagtgaaaagtatacagggtgtatcagaaacacataacagagctcaacaaatgaaacatttttttatttgtaattttttcaaagtttcgacaatttacttaaaattttgcagAAGATAACAATTTGAAACGTGtactatgggtacaaaaaaaAGTACCGAACCATTTTCGTTGTGGTGtttgaacaatttaaaacaacaatgaaaactgtTGTTATTAGTATAAACTAAACTATGATCGGCTCGTTtacacaaaagaaaggaggaaaatttcaaataataaataaaaatttataatagaaAAGCTGTTGTACTTGATTAGTTTTACTATGTGGTTTCTGAAACACCCGGTACagtgattaaaaaatggcggAACATCTTTTGAGTATACttcctatgacaaaaaaattgtttgatgaCCATTTTTTCGCGATATATGACTCTTTAaaagttagattttttaattaatattttggtaTTTCTTACTCGTCAGAAATGAAAGACcttgcaacattaaacaaatctgtgaaaaaaatcaccaatttgTCTTATGATGGTACAAAACATCTAACACACTAGCAAATTTGACAATAAGAGACAATACTGGGGACCAAAGGGAAACAACTAAGAcagattctaaaaaaaaattaaaaatgctgGTAAACAATTCATTTTTATACTTAGTTGAACGTCTGTTACCACCATTCGAAAGTTGTCATAATACTTCTGAGTCACCCAAAACAGTAAGATACTAATCAgtgcaaaaaaaaagaaacaatctGCGGCattgttgatttttcaaaacttttgaaCCAGTTAATTGGTTAACTTGTCACCTTTCAGACAAGTCCTTATCTCGATTTAATGTTTGAAACCAAGTTATAACGGGTTAAAGagcataataattttaatgtttgtaTGGAAAAACCTAAAGTTCAAAtagtatgaaaaaaataaagtattacaAGTAAGTCTTATGCACGACCCATAAtagttagttatttatttaacgagtttgaaTGTAAATTGGACGTTTCATTTCACGAGTGGCTTATCAAACCACGAGGTGGAATAAAtcaaccgatttacacgaaaacgagttaaatacaacattttagTCTTCGAATTAGACTTAATAAGGCttcaaattgctttaaatctgttaaaaataatctgacgttttgtattaagaaatgccaaacagttgttaAAACTCTCTTACACCGGAGAAAAACCGGAAATTTTAACAGTGTCgaggaataaaaaaaatatcataaaacttagttccattttttaatacaaaatataaaatgactagaaaaattagtttttttaattatatttttaaatgacactaacgtttttttttaatttatgtataTTGTTTCTTCCTCAGAAAGTtaccatatttttttcatgcattttgaacttacagttttttaataacaaaataaataacctCGACTTTTTTAACCCGTTTAAACACTGTAACAAATACTTAAAATGAGATTCAAATTGACCTGTGAGATAACGACTTAATTTAGGAACAACATACAGAGAGtataatgtttattatttttcttaaaaatccaatttcaaattttgcgttcACGCGCTTGCTTGAACAGCTCCTCTTCGGACGTTCTCAGTATAGTTCAATCGTTTGAGCTTTTTGTACCCAAAGGCAGAGacatgttattaaaattttatgattttgtacataaagtTATTTAGACAGTCCACTATACTCAGTTCAACCTTAAGTATCAAGAATGGTAAGGTGATTTTACCGATCGAAGACAATTATTTTCTGAGATCGGTATCCTTAACGTCTGTCATGTTTATGAAGTTTTTTGCAGGttccttacattttttaaagatttattttaagtaatgttaaaataattgtcaagtcAGCAAGTTATGTTTACCGCTAAGTAATTTTGTCGACGCCTTGGACGTAGCAACTAGCAAACACCACGTACTGTCTTGGAAACAGGTGTGGTAAACAATCAAATAAAGCGCAATCGTgcaaaatagtatattaagtatCAAGAACGGTAAGAAGAGTTTACCGGTCGAAGACAATTGTTATTGTCTTATTGTCTGAGATCGGCAATCCTTAAcgttcaatttaaaatttattaaagaaaatcgaaaataatttaaaaatattttaatttgtggttAATATTTGTTTTCGGCAGTACTTATGTTGTTCGTAGCATTGAAATTTTACGCCACAGGctcgtttttgcaaattgttgCAGATTTTTCTGGAATTGACACAGTTATTGCTTGTAGAATTGTGTATAGGGTTAGCATTAAGGCTATTGTTAGATTAGAAaccatttttattaagttacCAATCACATATCAAGAGATGCAAAGCAATAGTAGAGAATTTTACAACATCGTTCGATTTCCAAAATGCATTGATTTCTGcacttatattaaaataatgtcgCCTGGTGGAGATCAAgctgaaatttttataaatacaaaagatttttttcgaTGAATGTCCAGTGAATCCTGTATGAATTTTCGAAAAGACTTCAAAATTACATGAACTGTCAACgctagaaaatttttatgtcaACTTGGGAATATCCGCTTAATTCCCACTTCACGGGAGTGAAAATTAATTGACTAGCATTTGTACAATTTAACCGTGGTTTAAGTGACCACTTCACTGAACTGTAACTCCCGTGAACCAAAGCTTAAACGCGCAATGCACAGTCGGACCCAAATTGCTCTATTTTAGgtcgtggtcgaattggttcccaataatctctataagtataattctgtaaaaggtgatggtcgaattggctcccgcatgagcaggtaggtaaaaaggattaagccaaatatatgttaatattttagatttaaagctagtagaaatgtttaaatcattattttcttggcacaaaatccaacaacaaatttcatttattcatggctaactggttatttaaaaaaaaggagaatgtatttttttaagcccaatgctctcctgtaaatttcgtaaaatgtttcgtcaaGTAATAACGTTGCGTTCGTTAATATgtctattaatactattaaagcatcaaaatagagacaaattacaaatataattttaacatttttcgacaTAGTACCCATTAAGTTCTATGCGCCTTCTCCATCGTTTTGGAAGTACTTGAATActcgaagaaatatttatccacagtctttaaattgttaaaatacgatttgtttttgaacgttttggaACTTTTGGAACTAAATTTGTTCATACACTTACAAACGCCATTTCTGTTATCATTATACTTTAATCTGTTTATCTGACCTACCTGACcgacgggaaccaattcgaccatccccgggaaccaattcgactataattagagaggattacagaatttgggaaccaattcgattCGTCCCCTATTTTGAGCTGGGCAATCTCTGGTTCCCCGTTGACCCCAACTTTTCGTTACaccttgtatatttttatgtagTAGGtgtgtatttaaaacaaaattaaacgcTACCATTGGGTGTAAACAGTTTCGTGTCAAAAAAGTTAATGTGTAATAGTTTGAACCCTCCACGTTCCACATTGTAGTTTTTCACGCAATAAAACGATTTACGAAGGTTAAGTTATATCAGTCACAAATACGAATGAGAAGCAGTTATTTATAACGATAatagaaaaagaaaacaaaaaacaacttgAGTGagtaaaaactcaaaaaacatCGACCAGGGTTGGtataataaatacataatacaGGC contains:
- the wge gene encoding protein winged eye isoform X4, yielding MLGSPAGPGGPNQRGLWPLAPAPAPATSFTADSFNKCGVYSLFPGGPTFGSALYSHARTIGQFTSGHIQQSSGNPFYHKDSLFSTAGYTFGAPTPPPGSPYSPVPVTQLELLTKGFNSNIIIQQPDYPISPKKLQEKRCDEKCCSLKPQKPCDCQSASPVKKFPENVNGCSRTNPIDWTGVNVKKEPGSTPCQVAEITTSVSPVVKLEVTSPKNTNERSQNIVSNSSINGAGEGGSAGMAASATGGVSGGGTLLQCTDDRSTALAGWSMGGSHGSALGTPTLWQYPAPVPMEPMVPLPVPMPPVGFQLVRDPSTGGLLLLPTTGIEPLQQAVVWPSYHQPPSVLLPPLPPPPLQLLSSASSDYLSSSTTLHQHTQTHSTRLVAVTTDNKRKIPLPIPATTLIKIETDATLDQTKTLQAVSTIGNSTGTVFTEQNLAPLVTTHVIYQHPNLILSQPTASETLCRSQATSPVTCLTPPPEAVSSPEEEPLAVQDASNQTDTPICSEDDTVTEHHEITEQKEPQESASIIPVPEQIQEPEQVQKISIQKDEKSKPDISGLELLSNSIVEFENGRNSVKLEQIEQKDAKEPLKDNDESERSDTLGGLKLLCALAEQRIMEENDEKHRIEKEHKAEKRKLKHEHESKRKKSKKHDLESYRSYKTPESEEEVKKFIASKSQTSCCDGDWPQMNEMELDMRMKLADLQRQYREKQKELSRLKPKKHECKKRSRKKSTQSDRSITPPPQLDKIDFGTVDKNQELIIKPPTLCAFDKSPKLEAIKQSDRIINDYKNDLLRQQEELERNSSSKKRKVGRPKKLLSSLGCQTIVAKKPKNNFVGYFLAAKEKLQLQRKLYANSPLRYLDETTITHKKNKNNNIVIACKIRPKLKAEPTIRTYNDEEWETEPEEEEDEEEEGEEEEEEEKSLVDECVKEKEEIEENIVQEVEEVKVVEEAKPVDNRCILTAEHLEIDKLRVLTAMGGLFYAGHLNAVEPPDVYSITLDGERGNRPHIMSREEILRDAIVEVAPKSTQELVAGTRLCAYWSQQYRCLYPGSVAEPGTPDPALDSKFVAVEFDDGDSGRIALDDIRLLPPDYPIIEYDPNPLLSLSKRRRRTSTSVSTEERQKVPPQQPQPPIRTIEPLKPIPEIEKDTEKENQDINKPDTESHKERKRLKKKKREKLKQKLLHEDKKKKKKHKCTDEFCKHKKHHKKHRKHKKHHHYEEKKDEQVVQPIEVPDCDSESVERGEEDDSSVFNPEDEVTMDDIIEAKAKSKKTKKIRDRQESCESRSKMSAFLPARQLWGWSGKGYKRPRAKGRSRKQFYKAIQRGKETITVGDSAVFLSTGRPDRPYIGKIEAMWELCGTMVVKVKWFYHPEETVGCPLNLQYPGALFQSPHVDENDVQTISHKCEVLPLEEYTERLGDDPQRYAMIYDNNDIYYLAGYYDPTTTTLKMEPNIPFSKPD